A region of Moorena producens PAL-8-15-08-1 DNA encodes the following proteins:
- a CDS encoding acetolactate synthase large subunit, whose protein sequence is MNTAELLVHCLENEGVEYVFGLPGEENLHVLEALRHSSIQFITTRHEQGAAFMADVYGRLTGKAGVCLSTLGPGATNLMTGVADANLDGAPLVAITGQVGTDRMHIESHQYLDLVAMFAPVTKWNRQIVRPDTTAEIVRKAFKLAQSEKPGAVHIDLPENIAAMPVNSQPLGKDGREKSFASFRSLGKAAVAISKAKNPLILAGNGAIRAGAAEALTEFATRMNIPVVNSFMGKGCIPYTHPLALWTLGLQQRDHITCAFEQSDLVIAVGYDLIEYSPKKWNPEGKIPIIHIGASPAEIDKSYIPLVEVVGDISDSLKEIMKQGDREGKPISSAAELRSEIREDYEQYATDEGFPIKPQKLIYDLRQVMEPEDIVISDVGAHKMWMARHYHCDCPNTCIISNGFAAMGIALPGALAAKLVYPDRNIVAVTGDGGFMMNCQELETALRVGTPFVTLIFNDGGYGLIDWKQQNHFGESAFVNFGNPDFVKFAESMGLKGYRVNSVNELIPILREALAQDVPAVIDCPVDYGENLRFSQKTGDLTCKI, encoded by the coding sequence ATGAATACTGCTGAACTATTGGTACATTGCTTAGAAAACGAAGGAGTCGAGTACGTTTTTGGACTACCTGGAGAAGAAAATCTCCATGTTCTAGAAGCTCTTAGACATTCTTCAATTCAATTTATTACCACTCGTCATGAACAGGGAGCAGCCTTTATGGCAGACGTTTACGGACGGCTGACAGGAAAGGCTGGAGTTTGCCTGTCAACCCTCGGTCCAGGGGCAACTAACTTAATGACTGGGGTGGCTGATGCCAATTTGGATGGAGCACCCCTAGTAGCCATTACTGGTCAGGTGGGAACGGACCGCATGCATATTGAGTCCCACCAGTATTTGGATCTGGTGGCAATGTTTGCTCCAGTGACTAAGTGGAACCGGCAAATTGTTCGCCCTGACACGACAGCAGAAATTGTCCGTAAGGCGTTTAAACTCGCTCAGAGCGAAAAACCAGGAGCGGTACACATAGATTTACCAGAAAACATTGCGGCCATGCCAGTCAATAGCCAACCCCTAGGCAAAGATGGTCGGGAAAAAAGCTTTGCGTCTTTCCGTAGTTTGGGTAAGGCAGCTGTGGCTATTTCTAAGGCGAAAAATCCCCTAATCTTGGCGGGTAATGGCGCAATTCGTGCTGGTGCTGCTGAAGCCTTAACCGAATTTGCCACCCGGATGAATATTCCAGTGGTCAATAGCTTCATGGGTAAAGGGTGTATTCCTTATACTCATCCCCTGGCCTTGTGGACCCTTGGATTACAACAACGAGACCACATCACCTGTGCTTTTGAGCAATCGGATTTGGTGATTGCGGTGGGATATGATTTGATTGAATATTCTCCGAAAAAGTGGAATCCAGAGGGCAAGATTCCGATTATTCATATCGGTGCCAGTCCAGCAGAAATTGATAAAAGCTACATTCCTTTAGTGGAGGTAGTGGGGGATATTTCTGACTCTCTCAAGGAAATTATGAAGCAGGGAGACCGGGAAGGTAAACCGATATCATCCGCTGCTGAACTTCGGTCGGAAATCCGAGAGGACTACGAACAGTATGCTACAGATGAAGGCTTTCCGATCAAGCCACAAAAACTGATCTACGACCTACGCCAGGTCATGGAACCAGAAGATATTGTGATCTCTGATGTAGGGGCTCACAAGATGTGGATGGCTCGTCATTACCATTGTGATTGTCCCAATACCTGTATCATTTCTAATGGTTTCGCAGCCATGGGGATTGCTTTGCCAGGAGCACTAGCAGCTAAGCTGGTTTATCCGGATCGCAATATCGTGGCAGTCACTGGTGATGGGGGCTTTATGATGAATTGCCAGGAACTTGAAACAGCACTCAGAGTAGGGACTCCCTTTGTGACACTGATTTTCAATGATGGTGGCTATGGCTTGATTGATTGGAAGCAACAAAATCACTTTGGTGAGTCGGCTTTTGTGAATTTTGGCAATCCAGATTTTGTCAAATTTGCTGAAAGTATGGGACTAAAAGGCTATCGTGTCAATTCAGTAAATGAGTTGATTCCTATCCTACGAGAAGCATTAGCTCAAGATGTGCCTGCGGTGATTGATTGTCCGGTGGACTATGGCGAAAACCTGCGCTTTAGTCAAAAGACTGGTGATTTAACTTGCAAGATTTAA